GGATGTTGCCGTCCCACATCGTCGTGAGCCAGTTGAACACCTTGATCGCACTCGGCACGGCGATGGCGATCGAGACCGCCATGAACGACGCGCCGATCCGCGGATCGATCCCCGTGACGAACATGTGGTGGGCCCACACACCGAACGAGAGCACGCTCAGCCCGAGCGTGGAGTAGACGACGGCGCGGAAGCCGAACAGCTTCCGGCCGACGAACTTGGGCAGGAGGAGGCTCATCAGCCCCGTCGCGGGGAGGAAGAGGATGTACACCTCGGGGTGGCCCCAGAACCAAAACAGGTGTTGCCACAGCAGGGCACCACCCCCGTCGCTGGTGAAGAAGGTGGTGCCGAAGTTGCGGTCGAGAAGCAGCATGACGATCGCACTGCCCAGGAGGGGGAAGGCGAACAGCGCGAGGCCGCTGGTGACGAGCATGTTCCACGAGAAGATGTCGAGCGACGCCCAGGTGACGTCGTCGGCACGCTCGTAGAAGACGGTCGCGATGAAGTTGATCGCGCCGATGGTGGTCGCGATCCCGCTCAGATGCAGGCCGAGAAGCAGCAGGTCGAGCTGTGGGTTCGGCGACTGGATCGACAGCGGCGCGTACAGCGTCCACCCCACGCCCACCTCCCGAACCGTGAGGAGAAAGCGGATCGGCTCCGCGGGCAGGACGAGGTTCAGGAGTTGGCCGCCAACCTGGATGAACAGCCCGGCCCGGGCGAGCAACAGCGCCGGTGGGAGGAGCCAGAAGCCGATGGCGTTCACCCGGGGGAACGCCATGTCGTCCGCGCCCAAGAGGAGAGGAAGGACGTAGTTCCCGATGCCGAAGAAGACGGGTGCGGCGAAGAAAATGAGCATCGTCAGCCCGTGGGTCGTAAAGAGCGCGTTGTACGTCTCCGGGGTCCAGATGTCCGCGGCCGGCGTCAGGAGTTCCGTCCGCATCATCATGGCGTCGATCCCGCCCCACACCCCAGCGACGGTGCCGAAGACGATGTACAGCAGGCCGACGTCCTTGTGGTCGGTCGTCGTGAGCCACCGGAGCGCGGCCCGCTGGAGTCGGTCGAACTCGTTGCGGATCGACTCCCGCTCGACGACACCGCCGTCGCTCAGCACGCGGCGACCGCGCGCCCCCCACCACACCGCGAGGCAGGCCGCGAGGAGGACACCGAGCGCCGTCGCCTCGACGATCGCACGGTTCATCATCGGGGCCGACCTCCGCCGAGCGGTCGAGTTTGGCTCCGGAGTCGCATTGACACTGACTGACATATCCGGACGTATAAAACCATATGCTGAGGCGCGTGACGCTCGTCGAGTCGAGACGACACCACCCGTGTCACGGTACTAACCTATAACACGAGGGGAGCCGAACAGACGGCCGATGCGTCGTAGTCGCGCCAGTCGGATCGCAGAGGTCGCCGCTCCGCTCGCTGTCGCCGTGGTCGGTGTCGTCGTGGTCGCGGTGTTGCTCTCGACGCCCGCGGCCGCCCAGTCGGCCAACCGGAGCGCGATCGACGACCTCAACGAGCAGTTGCTCTACGTCGCGCTCCCGCTCGTGCTGTTCGTCGAGATCACGCTGGTGTACGCGCTCTACCGCTTCCGGAACAACGACGACCCACAGCCGACGACGAAAGACCCGGCGCTCGAGATTACGTGGACCGCCGCGACCGGCGTCATCCTGCTGTTCGTCGGGCTCTCGGCCTTCTTCGTGCTGGCGAACCCGTACATCAGTCCCGCTGCCGCCGCCGGAGCGCCGGACGCCGCGTCGAACCCGGGCGGCGCCGTCGAAATCGAGGTCGTGGCGTACCAGTGGGGCTGGGAGTTCCGCTACCAGGGCGAGAACGTCACCAGTCAGTCGCAGTTGGTGTTGCCGAACGACCGCGACGTCCGCTTCTCGCTCGTCACACGGGACGTCATCCACTCGTTTTACGTCCCCGAGTTAGGCCTCAAACAGGACATCATCCCCGGTCAGAGCACACAAGCACGGACCCGCGCGACCGAGACCGGCGAGTACACCCTCTACTGCGCGGAGCTCTGTGGCGTGGGCCACACCCGAATGCACGGGACGGTCACCGTCCTCCCGCAAGAGGAGTACGACGAGTGGCTCGACGAGCAACGTGCGGAGAACTGAACGGCACGCTGCGTTCGTTTTACAGCCCCGACCCCGACCTGCCTGCGACCGCGCGTCAGGCCAGCCGTGCGTCGGTCACCCTGATGCGTCCCCGCGTCCCCTCCCACTCGGTCTCGTACTCCAGTTCGATCCGCCGGGACATGTGCGGTCCGTTCGTGACGAACGTCTCGAACTCGCCGCCCTCGCCGAGCAGGTGGACGCCGTACCGTTCGTTGAGCTCACGGAGTTCGGCCAGCGCGTCCGCGTCGAGCGTCCGGCCGAGCCACGACTCGTCTAGGCCGGCCGCGGCGACCTGGAGGATGGTGATCTCGAAGCCGGCGTCGAGCATCTCGCGGGCGAGCGCCTCGGGGTCGCGCTGCCACAGCGGGGCGAACAGGTCGACCCCGAGCCGGTCGCACATCGCGCGGATGCGGGAGGTCTGAAACTCGCTCTCGATGGCCCCGGCCGTGACGCCGGCGAGGTCGACCTCGTCACCGAGATCACGGAGCGCCGCTTCGAGCGGTTCGAGTTCGGCGTCGCCCTGTGCGGCCGAATCCGACGCCGCCGTCGCCCGGAGGTCGCCCGGGTCGACCTCGACGATCTCGATCCCGATGCTCTCGGCCGCGAGTCTCGCCAACCCCGTCTCGGGCACGTGGTACATGTACGAGTCCGAACCCTCGCCGGGGTGGACGGTGAGGAGTCGCGTCACGTTCAGCCCCGCTTCGAGCGCGCGGTACAGCGCCCACGAGGAGTCCTTGCCGCCGGAGAAGAGACTGACCCAGTCGTCCGTCATTGCACGGGGTAGACGCGAGGCGGGTAAACGCTCGTCGGTTCCGCTACTCCTCGCCGCCGTCGGGGCGCGGCTCGACGTCGTACATCTCGGCGTACACTGACGCCCACGCGTTCGCCCGGCAGCGGCGGGGGACCGGACGGGGAGCGATCCGCGAGACGATCGAGAGGATTCGGGACATGTTTAGGTATGCCTAAACCGTCGGAGCATAAAGCCGTGCCGGTCAGTGTCACGGAGAGCGAGCTGTGTTCGGTCGATACGACCGACACCGTGGTCGAACCGGGGGGCACGAAACGGGAGGCGTGGACTTGGGGACGTGGGGACGGCACGGACGGACGCCGGCCGGGTCGGTCCGTTACATGTAGCCCAGGTCGCGGAGGCGTTCCATCAGGTTCTCCTTGTCCTGGGCGCGGCCGGCGCGTTCGGTCGTGTTATCGAGGTCCTGGACCCACGCAGGGCGGTCGCCGGACTTCTCGGAGCCGGTTTCGGTGCCGAGGGAGCGGAATCCCTCGAAGTACTTCTCCGGGACTGGGACGTCCGCGAGGGCGACTCCCGCGGGAAGGTCTCCGCGGGACTGCGGGACGTGCCCCGCGGGGTACCCCGCTACCGAGTCGGGCACCACGAAGCTCCAGAACGCGTCCCAGAGGTCCGCCTCGGTGAACTGGAGGATGGGGTTGACGCGGTCGTGCGGCGGGTACTTTGCGGCGTCGTGCCGCGGCGAGAAGAACGTCTCGTCCGCACGGGAGGCCTGTTCGTCCCAGCGGACGCCCGAGAAGACGCCGTCGAAGCCGTACTCGACGATGGCGTCGTTCAGCGCGACCGTTTTCAGCAGGTGGTTCCCCTCGAAGGAGTCGGGGTCGACGACGAGTGTCTCGGCGTCGTAGTCGATGCGGGCGAGTTCCCGGCGCGTGTCCTCGCTCAGTTCCGCGACCGGAACCTCGTCGCCGAACGCCCAGCCGCGGTCGAAGAAGTCCTCGTTGCGGGCGACGACGAGGTCGAGATCCCACGCGTCGACCCAGCGGTCGACGAACGCGCGGACGTCGTCGAGCCCCTCGAAGTGTTCAATGTAGACGACGGGGGGGACCGGCACGCCGAGGTCGGCGGCGACCTCGCGGACGACGTACAGGACGAGCGTCGAGTCCTTCCCGCCGGTCCACATCACGGCCGGCCGGTCGTACTGTTCGAGCGCGGTGCGGGAGACTTCGGCGGCCCGTTCGAGTTTGGCGTCGAGCGTGGGGTAGTCGGCGGCGCGCTGTCCC
This Salinigranum marinum DNA region includes the following protein-coding sequences:
- a CDS encoding DUF6789 family protein is translated as MMNRAIVEATALGVLLAACLAVWWGARGRRVLSDGGVVERESIRNEFDRLQRAALRWLTTTDHKDVGLLYIVFGTVAGVWGGIDAMMMRTELLTPAADIWTPETYNALFTTHGLTMLIFFAAPVFFGIGNYVLPLLLGADDMAFPRVNAIGFWLLPPALLLARAGLFIQVGGQLLNLVLPAEPIRFLLTVREVGVGWTLYAPLSIQSPNPQLDLLLLGLHLSGIATTIGAINFIATVFYERADDVTWASLDIFSWNMLVTSGLALFAFPLLGSAIVMLLLDRNFGTTFFTSDGGGALLWQHLFWFWGHPEVYILFLPATGLMSLLLPKFVGRKLFGFRAVVYSTLGLSVLSFGVWAHHMFVTGIDPRIGASFMAVSIAIAVPSAIKVFNWLTTMWDGNIRMTAPLILCAGGIGTFIIGGVTGVFLAVIPIDILYHGTYYVVGHFHLIVVGIIPFMMIAASYYWYPLITGRWYDRRLARFQSVLLVFGGTVAFMTLLVIGGLGLPRRQAIYPAEFQLAQQIATVGSYVVGISALLWLYNMLASYWQGDRVESTDPWNLKKTNQFTNEWQWFEARMVDRYDMTPTEPETVRRSYAPEAEAASSLSSGAVGSTWRIVASNASLAAIGGFVGTVLMAGGLGTAALVGVFDLVSLIELAELVGLPPNPILGVGLFLVGGTVTWPLLFLAFSDYLPGRMLFETGLVFATIISSGFILAFYTGQSGLALVGYLAFVLVAHWAYGLGLTVTFRYLQTRRRDRLEAGDA
- a CDS encoding phosphoadenosine phosphosulfate reductase family protein, producing MNSALAHVSVDYALGAGQRAADYPTLDAKLERAAEVSRTALEQYDRPAVMWTGGKDSTLVLYVVREVAADLGVPVPPVVYIEHFEGLDDVRAFVDRWVDAWDLDLVVARNEDFFDRGWAFGDEVPVAELSEDTRRELARIDYDAETLVVDPDSFEGNHLLKTVALNDAIVEYGFDGVFSGVRWDEQASRADETFFSPRHDAAKYPPHDRVNPILQFTEADLWDAFWSFVVPDSVAGYPAGHVPQSRGDLPAGVALADVPVPEKYFEGFRSLGTETGSEKSGDRPAWVQDLDNTTERAGRAQDKENLMERLRDLGYM
- the coxB gene encoding cytochrome c oxidase subunit II, which translates into the protein MRRSRASRIAEVAAPLAVAVVGVVVVAVLLSTPAAAQSANRSAIDDLNEQLLYVALPLVLFVEITLVYALYRFRNNDDPQPTTKDPALEITWTAATGVILLFVGLSAFFVLANPYISPAAAAGAPDAASNPGGAVEIEVVAYQWGWEFRYQGENVTSQSQLVLPNDRDVRFSLVTRDVIHSFYVPELGLKQDIIPGQSTQARTRATETGEYTLYCAELCGVGHTRMHGTVTVLPQEEYDEWLDEQRAEN
- a CDS encoding diphthine--ammonia ligase; the protein is MTDDWVSLFSGGKDSSWALYRALEAGLNVTRLLTVHPGEGSDSYMYHVPETGLARLAAESIGIEIVEVDPGDLRATAASDSAAQGDAELEPLEAALRDLGDEVDLAGVTAGAIESEFQTSRIRAMCDRLGVDLFAPLWQRDPEALAREMLDAGFEITILQVAAAGLDESWLGRTLDADALAELRELNERYGVHLLGEGGEFETFVTNGPHMSRRIELEYETEWEGTRGRIRVTDARLA